Part of the Candidatus Brocadia sinica JPN1 genome, GACATGGGATTATTTTCATACCATTCCGATGGAAGGATTGCCGCCATGCTGTTTTTTATTTCCCGATACAAGTCTTCTCCCTTCATATACCCAAGGAATCTAACATTATCAATACCATCGGACTTGACCTTTTCCCGGAGTTCTTCTCTCATAGGCCCGTCTCCGATGATCTTGACCGTAATGCCATTGTTGTGCTTATGCTCCCGGAACACTATTTTAGCCGCTTCAATCAACGTCAGCAGCCCCTTTTCCGGAGAAAGTCTTCCAAAATAAACAAGAGTCTTCTCCTTCCCCTCTTTCCCGTGCTTTACATCTCCGGAAAGCCCGCTGAACTTCTCGCTATCAATATAATTTGGCAGACAGACAATTTCTTTTTTAAACCCCATCTCCGAGAGTTTATCTTTGAGAAAACGGCTTGGGGAAATGAAAATATCCACATTATCATAAATATCAAGCGCTTTATGATGAAGGTACATCTCTGAAGTGCTTAAAAGAGTTTTAGCAAGCGACTCTTTAACGCACCTTTTTTTTATCGCCATAAAATATTTTCCGCCATAACAGGCTTCACAGGGTTTCTCAAAGGCCTGAAGATGGTAAGAGGCGCACACCATCTTATAGTCATGAAGCGTCATTACCACAGGTATCTTTCTCTTTTTAAGCACGTGAAGAATTGATGGAGAAATATGGTGGTAAATATTATGAAGATGGGCAATATCCACGGGATATTTATCCAATAACTGAGAGAGAAGTTTCTTTGCCTCAAAAAAATAGAGTATTCTGCCGCCAGTCTTAAGTTTAGACATCATCCCGCTGTTATTAGTATGTAACTCTACATAAGGCAAAAAATAACAACTCGTCTCGCAAGGGATGTTTTGAGGGTGATGCATTGAAAAAAAACGGAACGGTGGCCTTTTGATTCTAAAAGACGGGCTGTATTTAAATAGACCGCCTCTGCCCCGCCCCGAAAATAATGAAATTTATTTATATGAAGAATATTCATATGGCTCTCCAACGATAACCCCATTTCCTTGTGTAGTTAAATATATCTTCCCTTTGCCATGCGGATCTATTGCTAAACAGATAATCTTTAAAGAAATCGTTAACAAATCATCGTTATGGATAGGAACCCAATTTCTGCCACCGTCGGCACTTTTATACATTCCCGATGTAAATCCTTTGATATCTTCGTCTCCTGCACCGGGAACAGAAGCA contains:
- a CDS encoding glycosyltransferase family 4 protein yields the protein MMSKLKTGGRILYFFEAKKLLSQLLDKYPVDIAHLHNIYHHISPSILHVLKKRKIPVVMTLHDYKMVCASYHLQAFEKPCEACYGGKYFMAIKKRCVKESLAKTLLSTSEMYLHHKALDIYDNVDIFISPSRFLKDKLSEMGFKKEIVCLPNYIDSEKFSGLSGDVKHGKEGKEKTLVYFGRLSPEKGLLTLIEAAKIVFREHKHNNGITVKIIGDGPMREELREKVKSDGIDNVRFLGYMKGEDLYREIKNSMAAILPSEWYENNPMSVIEAFAMGIPVIGARIGGIPELIRDNETGLTFQPGNAEDLSEKIETLLADSSPLAEMGEKAQKFVEDELNQEKHYRRLMEIYGQIAL